A DNA window from Janibacter sp. A1S7 contains the following coding sequences:
- a CDS encoding HAD family hydrolase produces the protein MSIGGVRHPLTAHERPEAGPVHAVIFDWGGTLTPWHTIDLGQQWRVFAREVHGIPIDSDEVPQEDLERAQELGERLHAAERAAWQRVRDDHRSAHLDDILAEAGVDHREDRHHVALAAYRRFWEPHTHTDPQVRPLLQGLRARGLRTGVLSNTIWSGEYHREIFARDGVLDLIDGDVYSSELHVMKPHAEAFEAACATLDVQPVNAVYVGDRLFEDVLGSQEVGMRAIWVPHSDIPADQQVTIDATPDGVAQSLLDVLDIIDQWLTEGG, from the coding sequence ATGAGCATCGGCGGGGTGCGCCACCCGCTGACCGCCCACGAGCGCCCGGAGGCCGGGCCCGTGCACGCGGTGATCTTCGACTGGGGCGGCACCCTCACCCCCTGGCACACGATCGACCTGGGTCAGCAGTGGCGCGTCTTCGCCCGCGAGGTGCACGGGATCCCGATCGACTCCGACGAGGTGCCCCAGGAGGACCTCGAGCGCGCGCAGGAGCTCGGCGAGCGGCTGCACGCCGCCGAACGCGCGGCCTGGCAGCGGGTGCGGGACGACCATCGCAGTGCCCACCTCGACGACATCCTCGCCGAGGCCGGCGTCGACCACCGCGAGGACCGGCACCACGTCGCGCTCGCCGCCTACCGGCGCTTCTGGGAGCCGCACACCCACACCGACCCGCAGGTGCGCCCGCTCCTGCAGGGACTGCGTGCCAGGGGACTGAGGACCGGCGTGCTGTCCAACACCATCTGGAGTGGCGAGTACCACCGCGAGATCTTCGCGCGCGACGGGGTGCTCGACCTCATCGACGGCGACGTCTACTCCTCCGAGCTGCACGTCATGAAGCCGCACGCCGAGGCCTTCGAGGCGGCGTGTGCCACGCTGGACGTGCAGCCGGTCAACGCGGTGTACGTGGGGGACCGGCTCTTCGAGGACGTGCTCGGCTCGCAGGAGGTGGGCATGCGCGCGATCTGGGTGCCGCACAGCGACATCCCGGCCGACCAGCAGGTGACGATCGACGCGACGCCGGATGGTGTGGCGCAGTCCCTGCTCGACGTGCTCGACATCATCGACCAGTGGCTGACCGAGGGCGGGTGA
- a CDS encoding M50 family metallopeptidase — MDLLTEIVDRSLPAATTPQLAAPGLAAVLVVAGVAVTWWPAWRVLRLVVTLVHELGHAVVGVAVGRRFRGFVLRADMSGHAVTVGPPRGAGVVATTWAGYPAPAIVGALLVWVAAKGWAAPVLSALLAAMLVALLFVRSLLTALVVLVSLAAAFAVWWWRDDPVQQHVLVGMGLVLLVGAWRHLAAVLGHVEASSDPGVLARLTGLPVVVWQLGFVVVLGLASWVVVTEVLQVLR, encoded by the coding sequence GTGGACCTGCTCACCGAGATCGTCGACCGCTCCCTGCCCGCGGCCACGACACCCCAGCTCGCCGCGCCCGGTCTGGCCGCGGTGCTCGTCGTCGCCGGCGTCGCCGTCACCTGGTGGCCGGCATGGCGCGTACTGCGTCTCGTCGTCACGCTCGTGCACGAGCTGGGACACGCGGTCGTGGGCGTCGCGGTGGGGCGCAGGTTCCGCGGATTCGTGCTGCGTGCCGACATGTCCGGCCATGCCGTCACGGTCGGCCCCCCTCGTGGCGCCGGAGTCGTGGCCACCACGTGGGCCGGCTACCCGGCACCGGCGATCGTCGGGGCACTGCTGGTGTGGGTGGCGGCGAAGGGGTGGGCCGCCCCGGTCCTCTCGGCCCTCCTGGCGGCGATGCTGGTCGCACTCCTCTTCGTGCGGTCGCTGCTGACCGCGCTGGTCGTCCTCGTCTCGCTCGCCGCGGCCTTCGCGGTGTGGTGGTGGCGCGACGACCCCGTGCAGCAGCACGTCCTCGTCGGGATGGGCCTCGTGCTCCTCGTCGGGGCGTGGCGACACCTCGCCGCGGTGCTGGGCCACGTCGAGGCGTCCAGCGACCCGGGCGTGCTCGCCCGGCTGACCGGGCTCCCGGTGGTGGTGTGGCAGCTGGGCTTCGTCGTCGTGCTCGGCCTGGCCAGCTGGGTCGTCGTCACCGAGGTGCTGCAGGTGCTCCGCTGA
- a CDS encoding cobalt-precorrin-6A reductase encodes MTHVLLLGGTAEARDLAGRLEARGVPITSSLAGRVSAPRLPVGPVRTGGFGGVGGLVEWIIGQDVTAVVDATHPFAGTMGAHAAQACARADVPLLRLARPGWAGHPDAADWTWVQGHLAAREAADALGGTPFVTTGRQTLHHHLSAWADRDLLVRLVEPPQDPLPPAWTVLRSRGPFDVAGEEALMRGHRVGVLLTKDSGGGFTAAKLTAARTLGIPVVVVARPARAEGVEQVSDAGAAAEWVLSRSRAG; translated from the coding sequence ATGACGCACGTGCTCCTCCTCGGTGGGACCGCCGAGGCCCGTGACCTCGCGGGCCGTCTCGAGGCGCGGGGCGTCCCGATCACCTCTTCGCTGGCCGGCCGGGTCTCCGCGCCGCGACTGCCGGTCGGTCCGGTGCGCACCGGAGGCTTCGGGGGAGTGGGTGGACTCGTCGAGTGGATCATCGGGCAGGACGTGACGGCGGTCGTCGACGCGACGCACCCCTTCGCCGGGACGATGGGCGCCCATGCGGCACAGGCCTGCGCGCGCGCGGACGTGCCGTTGCTCCGGCTGGCCAGGCCCGGATGGGCGGGCCACCCGGACGCCGCCGACTGGACGTGGGTCCAGGGTCACCTCGCCGCCCGTGAGGCTGCTGACGCCCTGGGCGGGACCCCCTTCGTCACGACCGGCCGACAGACCCTGCACCACCACCTCTCGGCCTGGGCCGACCGGGACCTCCTCGTCCGGCTCGTCGAGCCGCCGCAGGACCCGCTGCCGCCCGCTTGGACGGTGCTGCGCTCGCGTGGTCCCTTCGACGTGGCCGGTGAGGAGGCGTTGATGCGTGGGCACCGCGTCGGGGTGCTGCTGACCAAGGACTCCGGTGGTGGCTTCACCGCCGCCAAGCTCACCGCCGCACGGACCCTCGGGATCCCGGTCGTCGTCGTCGCCCGGCCCGCGCGTGCCGAGGGCGTCGAGCAGGTCAGCGATGCCGGCGCGGCTGCCGAGTGGGTTCTGTCCCGGTCCCGGGCCGGGTGA
- the cbiB gene encoding adenosylcobinamide-phosphate synthase CbiB — protein sequence MRLPSPAPVAAGLVAGWVADRLLGDPQRGHPVAVFGSWAGWVEARTYADSRAAGVATEALVVAPVLALGVTAGRLPPAARAGATAVLVWAALGGTSLGREGAAVHALLDDGHLAAARERVRHLVGRTTDDLSADDVTRAAVESVAENTSDAVVGTLVWGALLGPLGVVLHRAVNTLDAMHGHRTERYARFGWAAARLDDVLGWVPARATVLATAAAAPLRAGAVARAALRDGPAHPSPNAGRVEAGFAAALGVRLGGRTVYASGIEDRPTLGGGRAVTVADLPRAVALSRRVGAVTLAAAVGLRLVLTAHRP from the coding sequence GTGAGGCTCCCCTCGCCCGCACCCGTGGCGGCGGGTCTCGTCGCGGGGTGGGTGGCCGACCGCCTCCTCGGCGACCCGCAGCGGGGGCACCCGGTGGCGGTCTTCGGCTCCTGGGCCGGCTGGGTCGAGGCGCGGACGTACGCCGACTCGCGGGCGGCAGGAGTGGCCACCGAGGCGCTCGTGGTCGCTCCGGTCCTCGCCCTCGGCGTCACGGCCGGCCGCCTGCCGCCTGCGGCGCGGGCCGGCGCCACCGCGGTCCTGGTGTGGGCCGCGCTCGGCGGCACGAGCCTGGGCCGGGAGGGCGCAGCGGTGCACGCCCTGCTCGACGACGGTCACCTGGCCGCAGCACGCGAGCGGGTCCGTCACCTCGTCGGACGCACGACCGACGACCTGTCCGCGGACGACGTCACCCGGGCGGCCGTCGAGTCCGTCGCCGAGAACACCTCGGATGCCGTCGTCGGCACCCTCGTGTGGGGCGCGCTCCTCGGACCGCTCGGGGTGGTGCTGCACCGCGCGGTCAACACCCTCGACGCCATGCACGGGCACCGGACCGAGCGCTACGCGCGCTTCGGCTGGGCCGCCGCCCGCCTCGACGACGTGCTGGGCTGGGTTCCCGCCCGGGCGACCGTCCTCGCGACCGCCGCGGCAGCCCCCCTTCGCGCCGGTGCGGTCGCGCGGGCCGCGCTCCGGGACGGACCGGCCCACCCCAGCCCCAATGCCGGCCGTGTCGAGGCCGGCTTCGCCGCCGCCCTCGGCGTCCGCCTGGGTGGACGCACGGTCTACGCCAGCGGCATCGAGGACCGTCCGACGCTCGGTGGCGGCCGTGCGGTCACGGTGGCCGATCTCCCGCGCGCGGTCGCCCTGTCACGGCGGGTCGGCGCCGTCACGCTCGCCGCGGCGGTCGGGCTCCGGCTGGTCCTCACGGCGCACCGTCCCTGA
- a CDS encoding bifunctional adenosylcobinamide kinase/adenosylcobinamide-phosphate guanylyltransferase — MRVLVTGGVRSGKSRHAESLLLPPHLPIDAPVTYLATGPVLDDADWVARIALHRGRRPAAWSTVETTDAAAALGAATGPVLLDCLGTWLTAQLDELGAWESPESRWGPQLDDRIAALDSAWHAAAHVVAVTNEVGWGVVPEHRSGRIFADRLGLLNQRLAAGADRVLLAVAGQVLAVKDTASEDDHPEKGDT, encoded by the coding sequence ATGCGCGTCCTCGTCACCGGTGGTGTCCGCTCCGGCAAGTCCCGGCACGCGGAGTCGCTGCTGCTGCCCCCGCACCTGCCGATCGATGCCCCGGTGACCTACCTCGCCACCGGCCCCGTGCTCGACGACGCCGACTGGGTCGCCCGCATCGCCCTGCACCGGGGTCGACGGCCCGCGGCGTGGTCGACCGTCGAGACCACCGACGCCGCCGCTGCCCTGGGTGCTGCCACCGGCCCGGTCCTCCTCGACTGTCTCGGCACGTGGCTGACCGCGCAGCTCGACGAGCTCGGGGCCTGGGAGTCGCCGGAGTCCCGGTGGGGGCCGCAGCTCGACGACCGGATCGCCGCCCTGGACTCCGCGTGGCACGCGGCGGCCCACGTGGTCGCGGTGACGAACGAGGTCGGCTGGGGCGTGGTCCCCGAGCACCGGTCCGGACGGATCTTCGCCGATCGTCTCGGGTTGCTCAACCAGCGCCTGGCCGCCGGTGCCGACCGGGTCCTCCTCGCGGTCGCCGGCCAGGTGCTCGCCGTCAAGGACACGGCGTCCGAGGACGACCACCCGGAGAAGGGCGACACGTGA
- a CDS encoding adenosylcobinamide-GDP ribazoletransferase: MNTTGDGLRLALGTFTRIPSGTVTLDARTARAALLLAPVAVLPLALGAGLVAASVELGLPPLVAAGLVLVVLAYGSRAMHLDGLADVVDALGAGFDRDRALDVMRRGDVGPMGAAALVLTLLLQAAAITDLLGAGWRGALVVAAAVLLSRSVCARLCARDTTPAAGSRMAAAFVGTVPVAAAGALALSMAGVLALATLPQLSLLEGRDLLRGGLMVLVAVVLGLLAPTLLRDKAVAVLGGINGDVLGAAVEVTLTTTLVVLTLAW; this comes from the coding sequence GTGAACACGACCGGCGACGGGCTGCGACTCGCCCTGGGGACCTTCACGAGGATCCCCAGCGGCACGGTCACCCTCGATGCCCGCACGGCTCGTGCGGCGCTGCTGCTCGCCCCGGTCGCGGTGCTGCCGCTGGCACTCGGCGCCGGGCTCGTGGCGGCGAGTGTCGAGCTGGGCCTGCCACCCCTCGTCGCCGCGGGACTCGTGCTCGTCGTCCTCGCGTACGGCTCGCGGGCGATGCACCTCGACGGGCTCGCCGACGTGGTCGACGCGCTCGGTGCCGGGTTCGACCGCGATCGCGCCCTCGACGTGATGCGTCGTGGAGACGTGGGGCCGATGGGTGCCGCCGCCCTCGTGCTCACGCTCCTGTTGCAGGCCGCCGCGATCACCGACCTGCTCGGCGCCGGGTGGCGCGGCGCCCTCGTCGTCGCGGCCGCCGTGCTGCTGTCACGGTCGGTGTGCGCGCGTCTCTGCGCGAGGGACACCACCCCGGCGGCGGGGTCCCGGATGGCCGCGGCCTTCGTCGGCACGGTGCCGGTGGCCGCCGCCGGTGCCCTCGCGCTGTCGATGGCCGGTGTCCTGGCCCTTGCGACCCTTCCCCAGCTCTCCCTCCTCGAGGGTCGGGACCTGCTGCGCGGCGGCCTCATGGTGCTCGTCGCCGTCGTCCTCGGGCTGCTCGCCCCGACCCTCCTGCGCGACAAGGCCGTCGCCGTCCTCGGCGGGATCAACGGCGACGTGCTCGGCGCCGCCGTCGAGGTCACCTTGACCACCACCCTCGTCGTGCTCACGCTGGCCTGGTGA
- the cobA gene encoding uroporphyrinogen-III C-methyltransferase: MSTSSPPTPTGRVLLVGGGPGDPGLLTLAGRDALAVADVVVTDRLAPLAAIAQHAPQAEVVHVGKIPRGEFTPQERINEILLTHARAGRTVVRLKGGDGYLFGRGGEEWQVCTEAGIAVEVVPGVSSAFAVPALAGIPVTHRGLSQGVAVVSGHVAPEDPRSEVNWAALATSGLTIVVLMGVATLGPIAQALVDAGLDPATPAASIADGASPDQRVVRAPLSRIATVADEGRIAPPAITVIGDVVAALAGMEDLG; encoded by the coding sequence ATGAGCACCAGCAGCCCACCGACACCCACCGGACGGGTCCTGCTCGTCGGCGGCGGTCCCGGCGACCCGGGCCTGCTCACCCTCGCCGGCCGGGACGCGCTCGCCGTGGCCGACGTCGTCGTCACCGACCGGCTCGCACCGCTGGCCGCCATCGCCCAGCACGCCCCGCAAGCGGAGGTCGTGCACGTCGGCAAGATCCCGCGCGGCGAGTTCACCCCGCAGGAGCGGATCAACGAGATCCTCCTGACGCACGCCCGCGCCGGCCGGACCGTCGTGCGCCTCAAGGGCGGCGACGGCTACCTCTTCGGCCGCGGCGGCGAGGAGTGGCAGGTCTGTACCGAGGCGGGCATCGCCGTGGAGGTCGTCCCGGGCGTCTCCTCGGCCTTCGCGGTGCCCGCCCTCGCGGGCATCCCGGTCACCCACCGCGGTCTGTCCCAGGGTGTCGCCGTCGTCTCCGGGCACGTCGCCCCCGAGGACCCGCGCAGCGAGGTCAACTGGGCGGCGTTGGCCACCTCCGGGCTGACCATCGTCGTCCTGATGGGCGTGGCCACCCTCGGCCCGATCGCACAGGCGCTCGTCGACGCCGGGCTCGACCCGGCCACCCCCGCCGCGTCCATCGCCGACGGCGCGAGCCCGGACCAGCGGGTCGTCCGGGCGCCCCTGTCCCGGATCGCCACCGTGGCCGACGAAGGGCGGATCGCCCCGCCCGCGATCACCGTCATCGGGGACGTCGTGGCAGCCTTGGCCGGCATGGAGGACCTCGGGTGA
- a CDS encoding cobyrinate a,c-diamide synthase, protein MSPSDPVGTPLPRLLVAAPASGHGKTTIAVGVMAALARRGLAVAPAKVGPDYIDPGYHALATGRPSRTLDPWLVGEGRVAPLLARGATHPHRADIAVIEGVMGLLDGRLGTDGFASSAHVAALTRTPVVLVVDISATSRTVAATVHGLATIDPRLDVVGVVLNKAGTPRHGQEARRAVEAVGVPVRGVLPRDAAMHVPSRHLGLVPAAERSSAAASLDHIATIAEQHIDLNALLPAADAAPDLEVEPWSPELVVSSQIRAGASRPVVAVGGGRAFTFRYPETVELLEAAGARVVEFDPARDESLPEGTCGLYLGGGFPEVHARSLATNRPLVEQIRSAVAAGLPTVAECAGMLYLAEALEGHPMVGAVPARAAMGRRLTLGYREAVSVTDSVLGPGGTRVTGHEFHRTRTTPVAGSPAAWSLDGREEGFALDPAGTGRATLVASYLHTHWAGSPGLAASFVASLPRRSAAGSSSYGQQHHEVLLAQRSAASSTSYREAKGDDTGDPLRHHGDVEVADDLIDLAVNVRLTQPPEWLAAALVDELASVATYPDATRARDAIANRHGLAREQVLPTSGGAEAFTLLARALTPRDAVVVHPQFTEPEAALVAAGHAVRRVLLRPEDDFALTAETIEEIGDADLVVIGNPTNPTGALHRADALRPLVRAGRVLLVDEAFMDTVPGETQSLIPGDLTGLLVVRSLTKTWAVAGVRAGYVAGDQDLVATLASHQPHWSVGSLALRVMTETAAPHARAEADQAADELTRWRAHLTAGLAGLGVPTTGTHAPFVLARVGPGVREDLRAAGWAVRRGDTFPGLDPSWVRIAVRDPHTIDGLLRELGRILPRREHTRTA, encoded by the coding sequence GTGTCGCCGTCGGATCCGGTGGGCACCCCCCTTCCCCGCCTGCTCGTCGCCGCCCCGGCCTCCGGGCACGGCAAGACGACGATCGCGGTCGGGGTCATGGCGGCGCTGGCCCGCCGTGGCCTGGCCGTGGCGCCGGCCAAGGTTGGGCCCGACTACATCGACCCCGGCTACCACGCGCTGGCGACCGGGCGGCCGAGCCGCACCCTCGACCCGTGGCTCGTGGGCGAAGGGAGGGTCGCTCCCCTCCTCGCCCGCGGCGCCACGCACCCCCACCGCGCGGACATCGCCGTCATCGAGGGCGTCATGGGTCTGCTCGACGGGCGGCTGGGCACGGACGGCTTCGCCTCGAGCGCGCACGTCGCCGCCCTGACGCGGACCCCCGTCGTGCTCGTCGTCGACATCTCCGCCACCTCCCGGACCGTCGCGGCCACCGTGCACGGGCTCGCGACGATCGACCCGCGGCTCGACGTGGTCGGGGTCGTGCTCAACAAGGCCGGCACTCCCCGGCACGGCCAGGAGGCCCGGCGCGCCGTCGAGGCCGTCGGGGTCCCCGTGCGGGGGGTACTCCCCCGCGACGCCGCGATGCACGTCCCCTCGCGACACCTCGGGCTCGTCCCCGCAGCCGAACGCTCCTCGGCCGCAGCGTCCCTCGACCACATCGCGACCATCGCCGAGCAGCACATCGACCTCAACGCGCTGCTTCCGGCGGCCGATGCGGCACCCGATCTGGAGGTCGAGCCGTGGTCGCCCGAGCTCGTCGTCTCCTCCCAGATCAGGGCCGGAGCGAGCCGACCGGTCGTCGCGGTCGGCGGGGGGCGGGCCTTCACCTTCCGCTACCCGGAGACCGTCGAGCTGCTCGAGGCGGCCGGGGCCCGGGTGGTGGAGTTCGACCCCGCGCGGGACGAGTCGCTGCCCGAGGGGACGTGCGGACTGTATCTCGGCGGGGGGTTCCCCGAGGTGCACGCGCGCTCGTTGGCGACGAACCGCCCTCTCGTGGAGCAGATCCGCTCAGCCGTCGCCGCCGGGTTGCCGACCGTGGCCGAGTGCGCGGGCATGCTCTACCTCGCCGAGGCTCTCGAGGGACACCCGATGGTCGGTGCGGTGCCGGCCCGGGCGGCCATGGGGCGCCGGCTCACCCTCGGCTACCGGGAGGCCGTCTCGGTGACCGACTCGGTGCTCGGCCCCGGCGGCACCCGCGTCACCGGCCACGAGTTCCACCGCACGCGGACCACTCCCGTTGCCGGGTCCCCGGCCGCGTGGTCGCTCGACGGGCGCGAGGAAGGCTTCGCCCTGGACCCCGCCGGCACCGGCCGCGCGACCCTCGTCGCGTCCTACCTGCACACCCACTGGGCGGGCTCCCCCGGCCTGGCCGCGTCCTTCGTCGCCTCCCTCCCCCGACGAAGTGCTGCAGGCTCTAGTTCGTATGGCCAGCAGCACCACGAGGTGCTGCTGGCTCAACGAAGTGCAGCCAGCAGCACTTCGTATCGGGAGGCGAAGGGGGATGACACCGGCGATCCGCTGCGTCACCACGGGGACGTCGAGGTCGCGGACGACCTGATCGACCTCGCGGTCAACGTCCGGCTCACCCAGCCGCCTGAGTGGCTGGCCGCGGCGCTGGTCGACGAGCTGGCCTCTGTCGCGACCTACCCGGATGCCACCCGGGCGCGCGACGCGATCGCCAACCGCCACGGTCTGGCCCGCGAGCAGGTGCTCCCCACCAGCGGCGGTGCCGAGGCCTTCACCCTGCTGGCCCGCGCACTCACCCCGCGCGACGCCGTCGTCGTGCACCCGCAGTTCACCGAGCCCGAGGCCGCCCTCGTCGCTGCCGGGCACGCCGTTCGCCGGGTGCTGCTGCGCCCTGAGGACGACTTCGCACTCACCGCCGAGACGATCGAGGAGATCGGCGACGCCGACCTCGTCGTCATCGGCAACCCGACCAACCCGACCGGCGCTCTCCACCGGGCCGACGCCCTTCGCCCACTCGTGCGGGCCGGGCGGGTACTCCTCGTGGACGAGGCCTTCATGGACACCGTGCCCGGAGAGACCCAGTCGCTCATCCCCGGCGACCTCACCGGCCTCCTCGTCGTGCGCTCGCTGACCAAGACGTGGGCCGTCGCCGGCGTCCGGGCCGGTTACGTCGCCGGCGACCAGGACCTCGTGGCGACCCTCGCGAGCCACCAGCCGCACTGGTCGGTCGGCTCGCTCGCGCTGCGCGTGATGACCGAGACGGCCGCCCCGCACGCCCGGGCCGAGGCCGATCAGGCCGCCGACGAGCTGACCCGGTGGCGCGCTCACCTGACCGCCGGGCTGGCCGGGCTCGGCGTCCCGACGACCGGGACGCACGCCCCCTTCGTCCTCGCCCGGGTCGGCCCCGGCGTGCGCGAGGACCTGCGGGCTGCTGGGTGGGCGGTGCGCAGGGGGGATACCTTTCCCGGGTTGGACCCTTCGTGGGTGCGGATCGCCGTCCGTGACCCGCACACCATCGACGGCCTGCTGCGCGAGCTGGGTCGGATCCTGCCCCGACGAGAGCACACGAGGACCGCATGA
- the cobO gene encoding cob(I)yrinic acid a,c-diamide adenosyltransferase — protein MAQGRTPITPDDGLTTRQRRHSPLVVVHGGTGKGKSTAAFGLGLRGWNQGWAIGVFQFVKSAKWRIGEEEVYKTLGRVHEETGEGGPVEWHKMGSGWSWSRKAGTEEDHAADAREGWAEIKRRLAQETHTVYVLDEFTYVLTWGWVDVDDVVETLTNRPGYQHVVITGRDPHPKLLEIADVATEMTKIAHPFDRGQKGQKGIEW, from the coding sequence ATGGCCCAGGGACGCACGCCCATCACCCCCGACGACGGACTGACCACGCGCCAGCGCCGCCACTCCCCGCTCGTCGTCGTCCACGGCGGCACCGGCAAGGGCAAGTCGACCGCCGCCTTCGGGCTGGGACTGCGTGGCTGGAACCAGGGGTGGGCCATCGGCGTCTTCCAGTTCGTCAAGTCCGCGAAGTGGCGGATCGGCGAGGAGGAGGTCTACAAGACCCTCGGTCGCGTCCACGAGGAGACCGGCGAAGGGGGTCCCGTCGAGTGGCACAAGATGGGCTCCGGCTGGTCCTGGTCGCGCAAGGCCGGCACCGAGGAGGACCACGCGGCCGATGCCCGCGAGGGGTGGGCGGAGATCAAGCGCCGCCTCGCGCAGGAGACGCACACCGTCTACGTGCTCGACGAGTTCACCTACGTCCTCACGTGGGGTTGGGTCGACGTCGACGACGTCGTCGAGACCCTGACCAACCGACCCGGCTACCAGCACGTCGTCATCACCGGCCGCGACCCGCACCCGAAGCTGCTCGAGATCGCCGACGTCGCCACCGAGATGACGAAGATCGCCCACCCCTTCGACCGCGGGCAGAAGGGTCAGAAGGGCATCGAGTGGTGA
- a CDS encoding VWA domain-containing protein has translation MTRPGSMPSYPFTALVGADELTTALVLSAIAPEIGGVLVRGEKGTAKSTAVRALSSVLPEQHVARDCRFGCDPERSEDCPDGPHSGPSTTRPARLVELPVGATEDRVVGSLDLRRALGEGEATYQPGLLAEAHRGILYVDEVNLLHDHLVDVLLDAAAMGRNTVERDGVSISHPARITLVGTMNPEEGELRPQLLDRFGLTVHVAASRDPHERAEVVRRRLDSDADPVGFAARFAESEAELTQRLATAREAVRHVRLDAGTLQTIARVCAGFDVDGMRADIVTARTAAAHAAWQGRESVTRADIRAAALLSLPHRRRRAPFDAPGLDEDLLDRLLDEEPEDDPPGGGEAPDDGDGDDPQDTPPQDRPTGQDGRSSTTDGPTSPPRGNSADPDPASSSTEQEVSSDREGPPSPESGPEETDDSAPTGGMAAPVGTASAEQPYRARRLELAGVGAGPSGRRSPALTPRGRTVGVHPTGQEPAGSPVHLTATLRASAARRATGLGPARVTGADLRHAVTRGREANLVLLAVDASGSMAARKRMSEVKTAVLSLLLDAYQRRDRVGLITFRGTGAEVALPPTSSVDAAAARLADLPHGGRTPLAEGLSEVARVVARERVRDRTQRALVVIVTDGRATAGTDALVRAQRIADAWGSTAETVVVDCESGRFRMGLAADLAGRMGAEHIPLEQVAASGLVEIVTDRTSPRRSAA, from the coding sequence GTGACCCGTCCCGGCTCCATGCCCAGCTATCCCTTCACCGCCCTCGTCGGCGCCGACGAGCTGACCACCGCACTCGTGCTCAGTGCCATCGCCCCGGAGATCGGCGGTGTCCTCGTCCGGGGCGAGAAGGGCACCGCCAAGTCCACCGCGGTCCGTGCCCTGTCCTCGGTCCTGCCCGAGCAGCACGTGGCCCGCGACTGCCGCTTCGGGTGCGACCCCGAGCGCAGCGAGGACTGCCCCGACGGGCCGCACTCCGGTCCGTCCACCACCCGGCCGGCGCGCCTGGTCGAGCTGCCGGTGGGCGCCACCGAGGACCGCGTCGTCGGCTCCCTGGACCTGCGCCGCGCCCTCGGTGAGGGAGAGGCCACCTACCAGCCGGGCCTGCTCGCCGAGGCGCACCGCGGGATCCTCTACGTCGACGAGGTCAACCTGCTGCACGACCACCTCGTCGACGTGCTCCTGGACGCAGCAGCCATGGGGCGCAACACCGTCGAGCGCGACGGCGTCTCGATCTCGCACCCTGCCCGGATCACCCTCGTCGGGACGATGAACCCCGAGGAGGGCGAGCTGCGCCCGCAGCTGCTCGACCGCTTCGGCCTGACCGTGCACGTCGCCGCGAGCCGCGACCCGCACGAGCGGGCGGAGGTGGTACGTCGACGGTTGGACTCGGATGCCGACCCGGTGGGCTTCGCAGCGCGGTTCGCCGAGTCCGAGGCCGAGCTGACCCAGCGCCTGGCCACGGCCCGCGAAGCGGTGCGCCACGTCCGTCTCGACGCAGGCACGCTGCAGACCATCGCCCGCGTCTGTGCCGGATTCGACGTCGACGGCATGCGTGCCGACATCGTCACCGCCCGCACCGCCGCCGCCCACGCCGCGTGGCAGGGCCGCGAGAGCGTCACCCGCGCGGACATCCGCGCCGCGGCACTGCTCTCGCTGCCGCACCGCCGGCGCCGGGCCCCCTTCGACGCGCCAGGGCTGGACGAGGACCTGCTCGACCGACTGCTCGACGAGGAGCCCGAGGACGACCCGCCCGGTGGCGGCGAGGCCCCTGACGACGGCGACGGCGACGACCCCCAGGACACGCCGCCGCAGGACCGGCCCACCGGACAGGACGGCCGGAGCAGCACCACGGACGGCCCGACGTCCCCGCCACGGGGGAACAGCGCCGATCCGGACCCCGCCTCGTCGAGCACCGAGCAGGAGGTGTCGAGTGACCGGGAGGGCCCCCCTTCGCCCGAGTCCGGACCCGAGGAGACGGACGACTCCGCGCCCACCGGCGGCATGGCGGCCCCGGTGGGGACCGCGAGCGCCGAGCAGCCCTACCGCGCACGACGGCTGGAGCTGGCCGGAGTCGGTGCGGGCCCGTCCGGGCGCCGCTCCCCCGCCCTGACCCCGCGCGGTCGCACCGTCGGCGTCCACCCCACCGGGCAGGAGCCGGCGGGTTCACCCGTCCACCTGACCGCCACCCTGCGGGCCTCCGCGGCACGCCGCGCGACCGGACTCGGTCCCGCCCGGGTCACCGGCGCCGACCTGCGCCACGCGGTCACCCGCGGCCGGGAGGCCAACCTCGTCCTGCTCGCCGTCGACGCCTCCGGCTCGATGGCCGCCCGCAAGCGGATGAGCGAGGTGAAGACCGCGGTGCTGTCCCTGCTGCTGGACGCCTACCAACGGCGCGACCGGGTCGGGCTGATCACCTTCCGCGGCACCGGCGCCGAGGTCGCGTTACCACCGACCTCATCCGTCGACGCCGCGGCCGCACGGCTGGCCGACCTGCCGCACGGTGGCCGCACCCCCCTGGCAGAGGGCCTGAGCGAGGTCGCCCGGGTCGTCGCCCGTGAACGGGTGCGTGACCGCACCCAACGCGCCCTCGTCGTCATCGTCACCGACGGTCGGGCGACGGCCGGCACGGACGCCCTCGTGCGCGCCCAGCGGATCGCCGACGCCTGGGGATCGACGGCAGAGACCGTCGTCGTGGACTGCGAGTCCGGACGCTTCCGGATGGGCCTGGCCGCCGACCTCGCCGGGCGCATGGGCGCCGAGCACATCCCCCTCGAGCAGGTCGCCGCCAGCGGCCTCGTCGAGATCGTCACCGACCGCACCAGCCCCCGAAGGAGCGCCGCCTGA